From Actinomyces slackii, a single genomic window includes:
- a CDS encoding NADH-quinone oxidoreductase subunit D produces MSTTAFHATGPATDSVSAGAEQFTINGGDWDEVAARIAERDEADRLRHDRIVVNMGPVHPSTHGVLRLVLEVDGELVTEVRVGTGYLHTGIEKNMEYRTWTQGETFVTRMDYVAPFFQEVAYALAVEKLLGITDDIPEKASVARVLLMELNRIASHVVAVGTGGNEMGGTTLMTIAFRCRENILKAFEMVSGLRMNHAFIRPGGLAQDLPEGFTAFVRSTMPDIKKDLHELELLLMANPILKSRFIGVGEISLAGGLALGLTGPCLRAAGYPLDLRKSNPYCGYETYDFEVPTYDRSDCFNRLRIRMDECYESLTIISQCLDRLEEIAERGEDPSNTTMVADPTIAWPARMAIATDGQGQSLEHVRQIMGTSMESLIHHFKLVTQGFSVPAGQVYQTVEHAKGVLGVHAVSDGGTRPYRVHFRDPSFSNLQSVAMMGEGGMIADLVPALASIDPVLGGVDR; encoded by the coding sequence ATGAGCACCACCGCCTTCCACGCCACAGGGCCGGCCACCGACTCGGTGTCCGCCGGCGCCGAGCAGTTCACCATCAACGGCGGTGACTGGGACGAGGTCGCCGCCCGCATCGCCGAGCGCGACGAGGCCGACCGCCTGCGCCACGACCGCATCGTGGTCAACATGGGCCCCGTCCACCCCTCCACCCACGGCGTGCTGCGCCTGGTCCTGGAGGTCGACGGCGAGCTCGTCACCGAGGTCCGCGTGGGCACCGGCTACCTGCACACGGGCATCGAGAAGAACATGGAGTACCGCACCTGGACCCAGGGCGAGACCTTCGTGACCCGCATGGACTACGTGGCCCCCTTCTTCCAGGAGGTCGCCTACGCCCTGGCCGTCGAGAAGCTCCTGGGCATCACCGATGACATCCCGGAGAAGGCCAGCGTCGCCCGCGTCCTGCTCATGGAACTCAACCGCATCGCCTCCCACGTCGTGGCCGTGGGCACCGGGGGCAACGAGATGGGCGGCACCACGCTCATGACCATCGCCTTCCGCTGCCGCGAGAACATCCTCAAGGCCTTCGAGATGGTCTCGGGACTGCGCATGAACCACGCCTTCATCCGCCCCGGGGGCCTGGCCCAGGACCTGCCCGAGGGCTTCACCGCCTTCGTGCGCTCGACCATGCCCGATATCAAGAAGGACCTCCACGAGCTCGAGCTGCTGCTCATGGCCAACCCCATCCTGAAGTCCCGCTTCATCGGGGTCGGGGAGATCTCACTGGCCGGGGGCCTGGCCCTGGGGCTGACCGGCCCCTGCCTGCGCGCCGCCGGCTACCCCCTGGACCTGCGCAAGTCCAATCCCTACTGCGGGTATGAGACCTACGACTTCGAGGTCCCCACCTACGACCGCTCGGACTGCTTCAACCGCCTGCGCATCCGCATGGACGAGTGCTACGAGTCCCTGACCATCATCTCGCAGTGCCTGGATCGCCTCGAGGAGATCGCCGAGCGGGGGGAGGACCCCTCCAACACCACGATGGTGGCCGACCCCACCATCGCCTGGCCCGCCCGCATGGCCATCGCCACCGACGGCCAGGGCCAGTCCCTGGAGCACGTCCGCCAGATCATGGGCACCTCCATGGAATCCCTCATCCACCACTTCAAGCTGGTCACCCAGGGATTCTCCGTGCCCGCCGGCCAGGTCTACCAGACCGTCGAGCACGCCAAGGGGGTCCTGGGCGTCCACGCCGTCTCCGACGGCGGAACCCGCCCCTACCGGGTCCACTTCCGGGACCCCTCCTTCTCAAACCTGCAGTCGGTGGCCATGATGGGGGAGGGCGGCATGATCGCCGACCTCGTCCCCGCCCTGGCCTCCATCGACCCCGTCCTGGGAGGCGTGGACCGCTGA